DNA sequence from the Pelosinus sp. IPA-1 genome:
CATTACTTCAAAGTTTTGAATCTTGTCAAAAACTAGATAGTCTTTACGGCTCTGAAATGGTCCTAAGTTAAAATCTTTATTGAACGTATAGTGTGGCAAACCCGTTCCGGTGGATCGATTGTCATACCATGTGATAAAGTCGTCAATTTGAGCCTTTGAAAGCTCATATTCCTTTTGGATTTGATCTGACATTGTTACGACTAGAAGGGCTTTGCCTACTTGCGGATTTGGGTCAAAATCAGAAGTCCAACGAGCGATATTAGAAATTCGAAATTCATCAATACAAACATTTGAATAGTAATCATCATAATTTGTATAAAATCTTCCCAAAACCAGGTTATTTATACTTGTAATACTGTCAAGCGTACTCCAATCACTAAACTCTCCATTAATTGCTATCGCACATTTTCCTAGATGTCTAACGAATGCTATATGATACATTAAATTAGTCTGTAATACTTTTGGGCTTTTAAATGTAGGCGCATTTCCGCCAGCAAGATAAATAGATTTATCTTTTTTATTGAGAGCAATTGCCGTTCCAATATAATTCGGTGTCGTTACCCAAGAACAAATACCTTGACCATCCGTAGTCGTCGAGCCATTGAAATCATTAATCAACATCCAAAAATCAATAGTAAAATCATCTGCTCCAATGTTAAAATTATTGTTTGTCTGAATGAATTGCTTATTCCCATTTAATAATAACGAACTTGCACCAAATTCCTTCTTACTACTGGTAACCGTAGCACCATTACTAGGTTCCCAAATAACTCCACACTCATCTTTCAATCCATCATCGAAATGCAATAACGATACTGTGTATTGATCAACTTCATACATAATTATTACCTCCGTTTATTTTTACTTTGAACCAATATAGCCACGGAACTTTATTAAATTTGTGTGTTTCCTGTATATCGGCTTTTACTAATACACATTCCAAAGTAACAATAAATTAAACTATTGAATGCATTATTATTTCTCATTCTTTATCCGTACAAATTAGCGTAGTTTTAGATAGGTACTAAACAAAATCACCGCCCTACCAATTAAGGTAAGACGATGATTGTTCTACTTAGCTAGCGGTATCACTTTAAAACTAATAATCCTCTCAAATGATAGATATTCCTTACTATCATCTACAATATCATCAAATGCATAGCAAGTATTGCCTGTACAAACAGTACGATCATACCACTTAATAAATTTTTCAATCTCGACTGTAGACAATCTATATTCTCTTTCGCTAGAATCGTTCATAGTAATCCGTAACAATCCGTGTCCACTTGGAGCCTGCGGAGTTGCAGAAGCCTCATTTGAATTAGCACTTTCATTCCCGCTTACATTAACTGCAGTAACTACATAGTAGTAGGTAGTGCCATTTGTTACTGCATTATCAACATAGCTCGTACCTGCTACATTTGTAGCAATAGTAGTATATGAGCCACCTGCTGTTGTGGAGCGTTTTACATTATAGCCAGTTGCTCCAGTAACTGCATTCCAGGAAAGAGTCACTTGAGAATCGCCTGCGGCTGCCATTAAACTAGTAGGCGCATTTACTGAAGGTGCAGTAGGAATTGTAAAGTCTTCAGTCCAACGGGCAATATTGGATATACGAAATTCATCTAGATAGCCATCTAGTAAATAACCATTATCATATATACCACTTGATCTGCTAGTGCCCAATGCAAGATCGACCCCTGGTGTAGATTTAATTCTAACATTGAAATCAAAAGACTTAACTAAAATACCGTTAATAAAATAAAGCATTTTGTTTTGGCTACGTACCATAGCTATATGATACCATTTATGCATCTCTGGTATCCAATCAATACTGTGTGTTATGTCATTGTCATTAAAAGCACATTGTATATGACTACTCGAATACCCCATAGTAAATGAATGACTATAACTATAATGAATACGTTTAGAGATAAACACCGCCACAGAAGACGGCAAACTATTAAACATTACGTTAAAATCAACTGTAAAATCACTGCTTGCAAAGTCAAAATCCGCATTGTCTGGTGTCGTCATATAGGAATTTTTAGTTTTATCTAACCATAAACTAGATGTCCCTATCATCTTTTGGTCAGTGGTCACCACGGCTCCCCCTTGAGGAGTCCAAACCTTTCCACACTCATCCTTCAATCCATCATCGAAATGCAACAGCGATACTGTGTACTGATCAACTTCATACATAATTATTACCTCTACTTATTTTTTATTTTTAAAACCAACATAGCCAAGGAACTTTATTAAAAATGTGTGTTTCCTGTATATCGGCTTTCACTAATACACATTCCGTAGTAACTATAAATTAAACTACCAAATGCAAATGTGTTTTTCATTCTTTATCCGTACATATAAGCTGAATTTTAGATAGTATACATATAACAAAAGCCGTCTTACTTAATTTGAGCAAGACGGCGGCAATACTAC
Encoded proteins:
- a CDS encoding LamG-like jellyroll fold domain-containing protein, whose product is MYEVDQYTVSLLHFDDGLKDECGKVWTPQGGAVVTTDQKMIGTSSLWLDKTKNSYMTTPDNADFDFASSDFTVDFNVMFNSLPSSVAVFISKRIHYSYSHSFTMGYSSSHIQCAFNDNDITHSIDWIPEMHKWYHIAMVRSQNKMLYFINGILVKSFDFNVRIKSTPGVDLALGTSRSSGIYDNGYLLDGYLDEFRISNIARWTEDFTIPTAPSVNAPTSLMAAAGDSQVTLSWNAVTGATGYNVKRSTTAGGSYTTIATNVAGTSYVDNAVTNGTTYYYVVTAVNVSGNESANSNEASATPQAPSGHGLLRITMNDSSEREYRLSTVEIEKFIKWYDRTVCTGNTCYAFDDIVDDSKEYLSFERIISFKVIPLAK
- a CDS encoding LamG-like jellyroll fold domain-containing protein, with translation MYEVDQYTVSLLHFDDGLKDECGVIWEPSNGATVTSSKKEFGASSLLLNGNKQFIQTNNNFNIGADDFTIDFWMLINDFNGSTTTDGQGICSWVTTPNYIGTAIALNKKDKSIYLAGGNAPTFKSPKVLQTNLMYHIAFVRHLGKCAIAINGEFSDWSTLDSITSINNLVLGRFYTNYDDYYSNVCIDEFRISNIARWTSDFDPNPQVGKALLVVTMSDQIQKEYELSKAQIDDFITWYDNRSTGTGLPHYTFNKDFNLGPFQSRKDYLVFDKIQNFEVMEYAK